A segment of the Candidatus Cloacimonadaceae bacterium genome:
CAATCCCAATATCGCGGCGATCTTCATTGATGAATTTTCCCAACAGAAACTCACCGAAGGAGACTATGTGGCGATCGGGATCACGGGTTCGAACCCGTCCGTCAACCTGGCGCTCTATGCCGCGCTCAAGGTGATGAAGCTCAATCCGCGCATCATCGTGGCTCTATCGTCCGCTTCCTATGGAGCCAATCGTGAGGACTTCACCTGGTTGGATATCGAGACCGTCTTGAAAAAAAAGGGCATGATCGATTTTGGCTCTTCCTATGCATCCTTCGGCGGCAAGGAAGATCTCGCCATCGGCTTGTCCGACAGCGGTTTCGCCGCGCTGCGCGACGCGATGAAGAGAAATGGTGTGCCGCTGTTGATCGGTTCGAATCTGGAAGAAAACGTTGACCTGCGGGACAAAGCTTATCTGGAATTGATTCCCGAGGGCGAGCGCTATAAGCTCTTTGTCAATATCGGTGGCGGACTCGCCAATGTCGGCAGCGAGCCAAACGCGCGTCTGATACCTGAAGGAATCAACAACCGCTTGGCGGAAAAACAATTTGAAAAAGAAGGCATCATGATGGTGATGGCGAGCAAGAATGTACCCATTCTTCATGTGCGCCGCATCATGCGATGGGCTAAGAAGTATGACATCTCCTCCGGCAAGGAAAAAATGCCCGAGCCTGGTGTTGGAGCCGCTTTCAGCAAGATGAAACACAACGTCAC
Coding sequences within it:
- the pgsW gene encoding poly-gamma-glutamate system protein, which codes for MYRPSLKSSWSLVALFVLSVILFVIAQNSYVHIEADFHDEKVEAAKLMSSFIDSLRTEQIAQGMHIDPIDDPFQTGLIGSRLSSITTDRGLLSEKQAAVNPNIAAIFIDEFSQQKLTEGDYVAIGITGSNPSVNLALYAALKVMKLNPRIIVALSSASYGANREDFTWLDIETVLKKKGMIDFGSSYASFGGKEDLAIGLSDSGFAALRDAMKRNGVPLLIGSNLEENVDLRDKAYLELIPEGERYKLFVNIGGGLANVGSEPNARLIPEGINNRLAEKQFEKEGIMMVMASKNVPILHVRRIMRWAKKYDISSGKEKMPEPGVGAAFSKMKHNVTISAICLLILMAALIVVILLDRHDRRFMANIVDPDEEI